Proteins from one Aureimonas sp. SA4125 genomic window:
- the dnaQ gene encoding DNA polymerase III subunit epsilon, with amino-acid sequence MREIVFDTETTGLDFAEDRVIEIGAVELWNHIPTGREWHCFVSPGSRRVDPGAFDVHGISNDFLKDKPGFAAVVEAMLDFFGDATLIAHNASFDMRFLNAELARVGRPPLDPGRIVDTLQMARRKFPMAPATLDALCSRFSIDTTKRDKHGALVDSLLLAGVYIELIGGRQAALGLVSSHQEEQRDADGAVIRIQPRQVPLPPRVTADEAARHRAFVETLGSEALWLSILPAEATLAAAG; translated from the coding sequence ATGCGCGAGATCGTCTTCGATACGGAAACCACCGGGCTCGATTTTGCCGAAGACCGGGTGATCGAGATCGGCGCGGTCGAGCTCTGGAACCATATCCCGACGGGCCGGGAGTGGCATTGCTTCGTTTCGCCCGGCAGCCGCCGGGTCGATCCCGGCGCCTTCGACGTGCATGGCATCTCCAACGATTTCCTGAAGGACAAGCCCGGCTTTGCCGCCGTGGTCGAAGCGATGCTCGACTTCTTCGGCGACGCGACGCTGATCGCCCACAACGCCTCCTTCGACATGCGTTTTCTCAATGCCGAACTGGCCCGCGTCGGCCGGCCGCCGCTGGATCCCGGCCGCATCGTCGACACGCTGCAGATGGCGCGGCGGAAATTTCCGATGGCACCGGCGACCCTCGACGCTCTCTGCTCGCGCTTCTCGATCGACACGACGAAGCGCGACAAGCATGGCGCCCTCGTCGATTCGCTGCTTCTCGCCGGCGTCTATATCGAACTCATCGGCGGCAGGCAGGCGGCGCTCGGCCTGGTTTCCTCGCACCAGGAAGAACAGCGCGACGCCGACGGCGCGGTGATCCGCATCCAGCCCCGCCAGGTCCCGCTCCCCCCGCGCGTGACGGCGGACGAGGCGGCGCGTCACCGCGCCTTCGTCGAGACGCTGGGGAGCGAGGCGCTGTGGCTGTCCATCCTGCCCGCCGAAGCGACGCTGGCGGCTGCGGGCTGA